From one Magnolia sinica isolate HGM2019 chromosome 18, MsV1, whole genome shotgun sequence genomic stretch:
- the LOC131233532 gene encoding NAC domain-containing protein 7-like isoform X2, translating into MNTFTHVPPGFRFHPTDEELVDYYLRKKVASRRIDLDVIKDIDLYKIEPWDLQEKCKIGTEEQNEWYFFSHKDKKYPTGTRTNRATTAGFWKATGRDKAIYSKHNLIGMRKTLVFYKGRAPNGQKSDWIMHEYRLETNENATPQEEGWVVCRVFKKRVTAIRKVSEHESPCWYDEQVSFMPELDSPKRIAPDMGYHNPYSCKQELELHYHMPHDPFLQLPQLESPKLPNSATTISCNSVVAYGLDINQGSTLQSSSLTQEEQMHQNHQHQMNSVYNHNTEQAVDQVTDWRVLDKFVASQLSQEDVSKEPNYSNPENAFNVSDHMNLLIRQSNKAEAAADYASTSTSSCQIDLWK; encoded by the exons ATGAATACTTTTACACATGTTCCCCCAGGTTTTCGGTTCCATCCCACAGATGAAGAACTCGTCGATTATTACCTTAGAAAGAAGGTTGCATCAAGAAGAATTGACCTCGATGTCATCAAGGATATTGATCTTTACAAAATTGAGCCATGGGATCTTCAGG AAAAATGTAAGATTGGAACAGAAGAGCAGAATGAATGGTATTTCTTTAGCCATAAAGATAAGAAGTATCCGACAGGAACCCGCACTAATAGAGCAACAACAGCAGGGTTTTGGAAAGCAACAGGAAGAGACAAGGCCATTTACTCTAAGCATAACTTGATTGGGATGAGGAAGACCTTAGTCTTTTATAAAGGTCGAGCCCCGAATGGGCAAAAGTCAGATTGGATAATGCACGAGTACAGGCTGGAAACGAATGAAAAtgcaactccacag GAAGAAGGTTGGGTAGTCTGTAGGGTGTTCAAGAAGCGAGTAACCGCAATCCGTAAAGTCAGCGAGCATGAGTCGCCTTGCTGGTATGATGAACAAGTCTCCTTCATGCCCGAACTTGATTCTCCGAAGAGGATAGCTCCTGATATGGGATACCACAATCCCTATTCCTGCAAGCAAGAGCTCGAACTGCATTACCACATGCCCCATGACCCCTTCCTCCAGCTTCCTCAATTAGAGAGCCCCAAGCTTCCGAATTCTGCTACCACTATAAGCTGCAATTCTGTTGTGGCTTATGGCCTTGACATCAACCAAGGAAGCACTCTCCAGTCGTCTTCTCTCACACAAGAAGAACAGATGCATCAAAACCACCAACACCAGATGAACTCAGTATACAATCATAATACTGAGCAAGCAGTCGACCAAGTGACTGATTGGCGGGTTCTTGACAAGTTTGTGGCTTCTCAGCTTAGCCAAGAGGATGTTTCCAAAGAACCCAACTACTCAAACCCAGAGAACGCCTTCAACGTTTCCGACCACATGAACCTACTCATCCGGCAATCCAACAAGGCGGAAGCAGCAGCAGACTATGCATCAACGTCCACTTCGAGCTGCCAAATCGACCTGTGGAAGTGA
- the LOC131233532 gene encoding NAC domain-containing protein 7-like isoform X1: MNTFTHVPPGFRFHPTDEELVDYYLRKKVASRRIDLDVIKDIDLYKIEPWDLQEKCKIGTEEQNEWYFFSHKDKKYPTGTRTNRATTAGFWKATGRDKAIYSKHNLIGMRKTLVFYKGRAPNGQKSDWIMHEYRLETNENATPQAKGWVVCRVFKKRVTAIRKVSEHESPCWYDEQVSFMPELDSPKRIAPDMGYHNPYSCKQELELHYHMPHDPFLQLPQLESPKLPNSATTISCNSVVAYGLDINQGSTLQSSSLTQEEQMHQNHQHQMNSVYNHNTEQAVDQVTDWRVLDKFVASQLSQEDVSKEPNYSNPENAFNVSDHMNLLIRQSNKAEAAADYASTSTSSCQIDLWK; the protein is encoded by the exons ATGAATACTTTTACACATGTTCCCCCAGGTTTTCGGTTCCATCCCACAGATGAAGAACTCGTCGATTATTACCTTAGAAAGAAGGTTGCATCAAGAAGAATTGACCTCGATGTCATCAAGGATATTGATCTTTACAAAATTGAGCCATGGGATCTTCAGG AAAAATGTAAGATTGGAACAGAAGAGCAGAATGAATGGTATTTCTTTAGCCATAAAGATAAGAAGTATCCGACAGGAACCCGCACTAATAGAGCAACAACAGCAGGGTTTTGGAAAGCAACAGGAAGAGACAAGGCCATTTACTCTAAGCATAACTTGATTGGGATGAGGAAGACCTTAGTCTTTTATAAAGGTCGAGCCCCGAATGGGCAAAAGTCAGATTGGATAATGCACGAGTACAGGCTGGAAACGAATGAAAAtgcaactccacaggcaa AAGGTTGGGTAGTCTGTAGGGTGTTCAAGAAGCGAGTAACCGCAATCCGTAAAGTCAGCGAGCATGAGTCGCCTTGCTGGTATGATGAACAAGTCTCCTTCATGCCCGAACTTGATTCTCCGAAGAGGATAGCTCCTGATATGGGATACCACAATCCCTATTCCTGCAAGCAAGAGCTCGAACTGCATTACCACATGCCCCATGACCCCTTCCTCCAGCTTCCTCAATTAGAGAGCCCCAAGCTTCCGAATTCTGCTACCACTATAAGCTGCAATTCTGTTGTGGCTTATGGCCTTGACATCAACCAAGGAAGCACTCTCCAGTCGTCTTCTCTCACACAAGAAGAACAGATGCATCAAAACCACCAACACCAGATGAACTCAGTATACAATCATAATACTGAGCAAGCAGTCGACCAAGTGACTGATTGGCGGGTTCTTGACAAGTTTGTGGCTTCTCAGCTTAGCCAAGAGGATGTTTCCAAAGAACCCAACTACTCAAACCCAGAGAACGCCTTCAACGTTTCCGACCACATGAACCTACTCATCCGGCAATCCAACAAGGCGGAAGCAGCAGCAGACTATGCATCAACGTCCACTTCGAGCTGCCAAATCGACCTGTGGAAGTGA